From the genome of Halictus rubicundus isolate RS-2024b chromosome 2, iyHalRubi1_principal, whole genome shotgun sequence, one region includes:
- the LOC143362394 gene encoding uncharacterized protein LOC143362394: MFVSDSGDNRGSEAFGCTMSLDLLISLIFKNRPLWDQKDKNHHNRYVLDKLWEEVAKEMKSTSKIVRSKWKNLRDKFRTEMLKKAKPRSGAGTEEYENLDDPDNHLDHTEPLSSWQYFDSLSFLKDQFIPRKNNGNLVVDQALSDPNEDLFKDSNINIFSPPSTAPSSPVSSVAGCSSTRKSKRSNDLSSNQEIASQLIEIEKKKLRLLSEEQNDEDIGFFQSLIPHIKKLTDEKKMLLMMDIQKMVYRYVYETSK; encoded by the exons atgtttgtttctgaTAGCGGAGACAATCGCGGTTCGGAGGCATTCGGCTGTACCATGTCACTTGATTTATTAattagtttaatttttaaaaatcgtcctCTATGGGATCAAAAGGACAAAAATCATCACAATAGATACGTGCTGGATAAACTATGGGAAGAAGTAGCAAAAGAAATGAAATCTACAA GTAAAATTGTAAGAAGCAAATGGAAAAATTTGCGTGATAAATTTCGGACCGAGATGCTAAAGAAAGCAAAACCAAGGTCAGGAGCTGGAACGGAAGAATACGAAAATCTAGATGACCCTGACAATCATTTGGATCATACAGAGCCACTATCTTCATGGCAGTATTTTGATTCATTAAGTTTTCTTAAGGATCAATTTATCCCTaggaaaaataatggaaatttagTAGTCGATCAAGCATTGTCAGATCCGAATGAAGACTTATTCAAAGATTCTAATATCAATATATTTTCTCCGCCATCTACTGCACCGTCTTCACCGGTTTCATCTGTTGCCGGTTGTAGCAGCACGAGAAAATCAAAAAGATCGAATGATCTTTCATCTAATCAGGAAATAGCTTCCCAATTGATcgaaatagagaaaaaaaagtTACGATTATTATCAGAGGAACAGAATGATGAAGATATAGGCTTTTTTCAAAGCCTCATTCCACACATTAAGAAACTGAcagatgaaaaaaaaatgttacttaTGATGGATATACAAAAAATGGTTTACCGTTATGTTTATGAAACGTCTAAATAA